Proteins encoded together in one Fundulus heteroclitus isolate FHET01 unplaced genomic scaffold, MU-UCD_Fhet_4.1 scaffold_70, whole genome shotgun sequence window:
- the LOC105935836 gene encoding TBC1 domain family member 10A: protein MAKTEPGNGLEHVASAEKLTESNGKGGSNGPEANGSIPGESQVDRYGFTGGSQQSAGELAEEVPIGVLRQREAKWLEMLNSWDKWMAKKHNKVKERCQKGIPPSLRGRAWLYLTGAKVKREQNKGRFEELDNQPGDPKWVDVIERDLHRQFPFHEMFAARGGHGQQDLFRVLKAYTLHRPDEGYCQAQAPVAAVLLMHMPAEDAFWVLVQICEKYLPGYYSTGLEAIQLDGEILYALLRRVSAVAHRHLKKHKVEPILYMTEWFMCAFSRTLPWSSVLRVWDMFLCEGVKILFRVGLALLKCLLGTQEKVKSCQGLYETVELLKKIRPEYMREAFLVQEIIDLQVSEKDIEKEHQAQLRRWKETHGDLSCNSPPRMHGAKAIMAAEPPSRQELRQRPTIVVESPSASKTQAASEGEAKGSMKPTKENGHAAVLPVADPNDASQALNHMTVQGSKESVSSGEQDTYL from the exons ATGGCAAAAACGGAGCCGGGAAACGGACTGGAACATGTCGCCAGCGCGGAGAAGCTGACGGAGAGCAACGGGAAGGGCGGCTCGAACGGACCGGAGGCAAACGGCTCCATCCCCGGGGAGAGTCAGGTGGACAGGTACGGCTTCACCGGAGGATCCCAGCAGTCCGCCGGAGAGCT CGCGGAAGAAGTCCCGATCGGCGTGCTGAGGCAACGGGAAGCTAAATGGCTGGAGATGCTGAACAGCTGGGACAAGTGGATGGCCAAGAAACACAACAAG GTGAAAGAGCGCTGTCAGAAGGGGATCCCTCCGTCGTTACGGGGCCGAGCCTGGCTCTACCTCACTGGGGCCAAAGTAAAAAGGGAGCAAAACAAGGGCAGGTTTGAG GAACTGGACAACCAGCCAGGAGATCCTAAATGGGTTGACGTCATTGAGAGGGACCTCCATCGACAGTTTCCTTTCCACGAAATGTTTGCAGCCAGAGGAGGTCATGG GCAGCAGGATCTGTTTCGCGTGCTGAAAGCTTACACTCTTCATCGACCTGACGAAGGTTACTGTCAGGCTCAGGCGCCTGTCGCCGCCGTCCTCCTGATGCACATGCCAGCCGAG gatGCCTtctgggttctggtccagatcTGTGAAAAATACCTTCCTGGATACTACAGCACCGGGCTG GAGGCGATCCAGCTGGACGGGGAGATCCTGTATGCTCTGCTGCGGCGGGTGTCCGCTGTGGCTCACCGCCACTTAAAGAAGCACAAAGTGGAGCCCATCCTGTACATGACCGAGTGGTTCATGTGCGCCTTCTCCCGGACTCTGCCCTGGTCGTCCGTGCTGCGGGTCTGGGACATGTTTCTCTGTGAGG GAGTGAAGATCCTCTTCAGAGTGGGCCTGGCTCTCCTGAAGTGCTTGTTAGGAACGCAGGAAAAAGTGAAGTCCTGCCAAGGTTTATACGAGACGGTTGAGCTGCTGAAAAAGATTCGTCCAGAGTACATGCGTGAAGCCTTCCTGGTGCAGGAG ATCATAGACCTACAAGTCTCTGAGAAGGACATTGAGAAGGAACACCAAGCTCAGCTGCGGCGCTGGAAGGAGACTCACGGAGATCTAAGCTGCAACTCCCCTCCGAGGATGCACGGCGCAAAGGCCATCATGGCTGCCGAGCCACCGAGCCGTCAGGAGCTGAGGCAGAGACCCACCATCGTTGTCGAGTCTCCTTCGGCGTCAAAAACGCAGGCGGCGTCAGAAGGCGAAGCAAAGGGAAGCATGAAGCCCACGAAGGAAAACGGCCATGCAGCCGTGCTCCCAGTTGCGGACCCTAATGATGCATCGCAAGCGCTTAACCACATGACCGTCCAGGGGTCCAAAGAGAGTGTGAGCAGCGGCGAGCAGGACACGTACCTTTAA